A genomic stretch from Hydrogenimonas urashimensis includes:
- a CDS encoding NifB/NifX family molybdenum-iron cluster-binding protein: MLIAMPVKMNRENPPLTTVFGKAKWFAFADEGGTVEIRENPYAGGPKTVVWLIDNGVDTIITQHIGGNPFMILKNAGVRLHYPGEGRIVVSEAIEKLKNGQCEEIDTDNVMRFMHH; this comes from the coding sequence ATGCTGATCGCGATGCCGGTGAAGATGAACCGGGAAAACCCGCCGTTGACGACCGTTTTCGGCAAAGCGAAATGGTTCGCCTTCGCCGATGAAGGCGGCACGGTCGAGATACGCGAAAATCCCTATGCCGGCGGGCCCAAAACGGTAGTATGGCTGATCGATAACGGTGTTGATACGATCATCACCCAGCATATCGGGGGGAATCCCTTCATGATTTTGAAAAATGCGGGGGTGCGCCTCCATTATCCTGGTGAAGGGCGTATAGTTGTGTCTGAAGCGATCGAAAAACTCAAAAACGGTCAATGCGAGGAGATCGATACGGACAATGTGATGCGGTTTATGCATCATTAG
- a CDS encoding CTP synthase yields MTKYIFVTGGVLSSLGKGITAASVGTLLKQTGLNVSILKMDPYLNMDPGTMSPLEHGEVFVTADGAETDLDLGHYERFLNVDLSKKNNFTTGQIYHSVLTKERKGEYLGKTIQVIPHIVGEVKQRIFEAGKGKDVLIVELGGTVGDIEGLPFLETIRQIKHELGSERVINIHVTLVPYIKAAGELKTKPTQHSVQELRRIGITPHMIIARCEKPLPKELRKKIAVSCDVDMDSVIECMDAPTIYQVPLNFLKDGIMHPLIKRFHLTDTEPNMEEWDILVKRIIAPRDEITIAFVGKYLGLKESYKSLTEALIHAGAALDTKINLHWVDSEDIEEKGIEETIGEVDGILVAGGFGVRGVEGKMMAIRHARENRIPYLGICLGMQLSLIEYARNVLGIEEANSVEFDPETKEPVIYLIDEFIDQAGQKQVRTHTSPLGGTMRLGAYPCEIKEGTKLFEAYGGKKIIYERHRHRYEANPAYRNRLEKAGMVVSGESNGLIEAVEVKDHPWFLGVQFHPEFTSRLQNPNPSILAFAKAALTAKNAENE; encoded by the coding sequence ATGACAAAATATATTTTTGTAACGGGCGGTGTTCTCAGCTCGTTGGGCAAGGGCATCACGGCGGCGAGTGTGGGGACGCTGCTGAAGCAGACGGGGCTGAATGTCTCCATTTTGAAGATGGACCCCTACCTGAACATGGACCCGGGGACCATGAGCCCTCTGGAACATGGCGAGGTATTCGTCACGGCCGACGGGGCGGAGACCGATCTGGATCTGGGGCACTACGAGAGGTTTTTGAATGTCGATCTGAGCAAGAAGAACAACTTCACCACGGGCCAGATCTACCACTCCGTTTTGACCAAGGAGCGCAAAGGGGAGTATCTGGGCAAGACGATCCAGGTGATCCCCCATATCGTGGGCGAAGTGAAGCAGCGCATCTTCGAAGCGGGTAAGGGCAAAGATGTGCTGATCGTGGAGCTGGGCGGCACCGTGGGTGATATCGAAGGGCTTCCGTTCCTGGAGACGATCCGCCAGATCAAGCACGAACTGGGCAGTGAACGGGTCATCAACATCCACGTGACGCTGGTGCCCTACATCAAAGCCGCCGGCGAGCTGAAGACCAAGCCGACCCAGCACAGCGTGCAGGAGCTTCGCCGTATCGGTATCACGCCCCACATGATCATCGCCCGGTGCGAAAAGCCGCTTCCCAAAGAGCTGAGAAAGAAGATTGCCGTCAGCTGCGATGTCGACATGGACAGTGTTATCGAGTGCATGGATGCGCCGACGATTTACCAGGTACCGCTCAATTTCCTCAAAGACGGCATCATGCATCCGCTCATCAAGCGGTTCCACCTGACCGATACCGAACCAAACATGGAGGAGTGGGATATTCTGGTCAAGCGAATCATCGCGCCCCGCGACGAGATCACCATCGCCTTCGTCGGAAAGTATCTGGGGCTCAAGGAGTCCTACAAATCCCTGACCGAGGCCTTGATCCATGCAGGCGCCGCCCTCGATACGAAAATCAATCTCCACTGGGTCGACAGCGAGGATATCGAAGAGAAGGGGATCGAAGAGACGATCGGCGAAGTGGACGGCATTCTTGTCGCCGGCGGCTTCGGTGTCCGCGGAGTCGAGGGCAAAATGATGGCGATCCGCCATGCCCGCGAGAACCGGATTCCCTATCTTGGCATCTGTCTGGGTATGCAGCTGAGCCTGATCGAATATGCCCGCAATGTTTTGGGCATCGAAGAGGCCAATTCGGTGGAGTTCGATCCGGAGACGAAGGAACCGGTGATCTATCTGATCGACGAGTTCATCGACCAGGCGGGCCAGAAACAGGTGCGGACCCATACCAGCCCGCTGGGTGGGACGATGCGCCTGGGGGCGTATCCCTGCGAAATCAAAGAGGGAACGAAACTGTTCGAAGCCTACGGGGGCAAAAAGATCATCTACGAGCGGCACCGTCACCGCTACGAAGCGAACCCGGCGTATCGAAACAGACTGGAAAAAGCCGGCATGGTCGTGTCGGGAGAGTCCAACGGCCTGATCGAAGCGGTCGAAGTGAAAGATCATCCCTGGTTTCTCGGTGTGCAGTTCCATCCCGAATTCACCTCGCGCCTGCAGAACCCCAACCCCTCTATTCTCGCGTTTGCAAAGGCGGCATTGACGGCGAAAAACGCAGAGAATGAGTAA
- a CDS encoding NAD(P)/FAD-dependent oxidoreductase, whose amino-acid sequence MKHVLVLGGGFAGLEAAIFLRKENYRVTLVSERDYFYIYPTSIWVPVHKADFGDVTIDMNELSRVHGFKFVKDRVEAIRAKENRVELEHQVIDDYDELVVAIGASKVKHEGIEHTLSICGEPRQALLMRQKLDALVERGGGKIAMGFGGNPKDSTGVRGGPAFEMLFNVHHMLKKKGIRQNFELTFFAPMETPGARLGPQALKMMDVFFSKLDIAKHFGKKIKRFEEDGIVFEDESKLESDFTMFIPANAGHPVFQNSDLPLTEAGFVKIDNYCRAEGFDNVWAVGDSAAIEGPDWRAKQGHIAEVMARNTAHNIKVKESGEGEMQGYLDHLNILCVMDSGDGAAFVYRDDHRGLMIPMPLVGHWLKKGWGWYCKNSKLEKIPRIPGL is encoded by the coding sequence GTGAAACACGTATTGGTTCTAGGAGGCGGTTTCGCGGGATTGGAAGCGGCGATTTTTCTGCGGAAAGAGAACTACAGGGTGACGCTTGTTAGCGAGCGGGATTACTTCTACATCTACCCCACATCGATCTGGGTGCCGGTGCACAAGGCCGACTTCGGGGATGTCACGATCGATATGAACGAACTCTCGAGAGTACACGGGTTCAAATTCGTCAAGGACCGGGTCGAAGCGATCCGCGCCAAAGAGAACCGGGTGGAGCTGGAACATCAGGTGATCGACGACTATGACGAGCTAGTGGTCGCCATCGGTGCGAGCAAGGTCAAACACGAGGGCATCGAACATACGCTGAGCATCTGTGGAGAACCCAGGCAGGCGCTTTTGATGCGCCAGAAACTGGATGCACTGGTTGAAAGGGGGGGTGGAAAGATCGCGATGGGATTCGGCGGCAACCCGAAAGACTCTACCGGTGTGCGGGGTGGGCCCGCTTTCGAGATGCTCTTCAATGTCCATCACATGCTGAAGAAAAAGGGCATCCGCCAAAATTTCGAACTCACCTTTTTCGCGCCGATGGAGACACCGGGAGCCCGACTCGGCCCTCAGGCGCTGAAGATGATGGACGTTTTCTTCTCGAAACTCGATATCGCCAAACATTTCGGCAAAAAGATCAAGCGGTTCGAGGAGGACGGAATCGTTTTCGAGGACGAGAGCAAACTCGAGAGCGATTTTACAATGTTCATCCCCGCCAACGCGGGGCATCCGGTTTTTCAGAATTCCGATCTGCCGCTAACGGAGGCGGGATTCGTGAAAATCGACAACTACTGCCGGGCCGAAGGTTTCGACAATGTCTGGGCGGTAGGTGACTCCGCCGCCATCGAGGGTCCCGACTGGCGTGCCAAGCAGGGGCATATCGCCGAGGTGATGGCGCGCAACACGGCCCACAACATCAAGGTCAAAGAGTCGGGAGAGGGCGAGATGCAAGGGTATCTGGACCATCTTAACATCCTTTGCGTCATGGACAGCGGCGACGGGGCGGCCTTCGTCTACCGCGACGACCATCGCGGCCTGATGATTCCGATGCCGCTTGTAGGCCATTGGCTCAAAAAGGGCTGGGGATGGTATTGCAAAAACTCCAAACTGGAAAAAATTCCCCGTATTCCGGGACTGTAA
- a CDS encoding DUF6858 family protein: MKQKVFKEKYPIFELILDKSETTCKSVDEIIAFFRKKIEAHPVATYIATFDHYAHTAALAEGSIDKNIKAAKNIVFCFGKELPTPEVMAVRPRSIGVSDLGDRFVVIFMEAPNPQANEAMEVWSKALKNA, translated from the coding sequence ATGAAACAAAAAGTATTCAAGGAAAAATATCCGATTTTCGAACTCATTCTCGACAAGAGTGAAACCACATGCAAAAGCGTGGACGAGATTATCGCATTTTTCAGAAAGAAGATCGAGGCCCATCCAGTGGCGACCTATATCGCCACATTCGATCATTACGCCCATACTGCCGCCCTGGCGGAGGGCAGCATCGACAAAAACATCAAAGCAGCGAAGAATATCGTCTTCTGTTTCGGCAAAGAGCTGCCGACACCGGAAGTGATGGCGGTGCGGCCGCGATCGATCGGAGTGAGTGACCTGGGCGACAGGTTTGTCGTCATTTTCATGGAGGCGCCCAATCCGCAGGCGAACGAAGCGATGGAGGTATGGAGTAAAGCGCTCAAAAACGCCTGA
- a CDS encoding cation:proton antiporter, giving the protein MHYLPIILLATFLSVVINLFLKRFNVPTVIGYIMTGIAVTAFFDLHRDFTEQLHHIAEFGIVFLMFTIGLEFSYRHLIRMKREVFLYGTLQLLLSALIFGFFAYNLGGLSFKGAIITGLALGLSSTAIVLKMLGESGQMHAPFGRKAVGILIFQDMAVIPILLMITIFSSRSSDLGGMLWQTFIDAVAVAIVIYLVGKYLLEWVLAQIARANSTEIFLSAILLIVIGAAQLAHFFGFSYSLGAFLAGMMLAETHYKYKIEAELVPFRDLLLGLFFVTVGMQIDLPVVAKNIGWILGVAVAVMALKFATVYLFLRFFTRSRVALKTALALAQVGEFALAVFALAQANGLLDARITQIMLSAIIVSMVASVFILARIRDIADRFSPEPEPDFRPPESAGFHNHVIVCGYGPLGRKVCAELKRQQASYLVLEHDIHRMEEGQRAGEPIFFANAANEGTLRHFNAAEASAVIVAVDNAKHLRLICEALDAVAPEANVVAKAKTRSEAELVVGLNVDHVVIESEEMARLLVAEAMRCRLGIHAKR; this is encoded by the coding sequence ATGCACTATTTGCCGATTATACTTCTGGCGACTTTTCTTTCGGTCGTCATCAACCTTTTTTTAAAACGCTTCAATGTTCCGACGGTGATCGGTTACATCATGACCGGTATCGCCGTTACGGCATTTTTCGACCTGCATCGCGATTTCACCGAGCAACTGCACCATATCGCGGAGTTCGGAATCGTCTTTTTGATGTTCACCATCGGCCTAGAGTTCTCCTATCGCCATCTGATCAGGATGAAGCGGGAGGTTTTTCTTTACGGTACGCTTCAGCTGCTTCTGAGTGCCCTGATATTCGGTTTTTTCGCATACAACCTTGGGGGACTCTCTTTTAAGGGCGCTATCATCACCGGGTTGGCGCTGGGCCTATCCTCGACGGCGATCGTCCTGAAAATGCTGGGAGAGTCGGGGCAGATGCACGCTCCTTTCGGAAGAAAAGCGGTGGGCATACTGATTTTCCAGGATATGGCCGTCATTCCCATTCTGCTGATGATCACCATTTTTTCATCCCGAAGCAGCGATTTGGGCGGAATGCTCTGGCAGACGTTCATCGACGCCGTCGCCGTCGCCATCGTTATCTATCTCGTGGGCAAATATCTTTTGGAGTGGGTGCTGGCACAGATCGCCCGGGCCAATTCTACCGAAATCTTTTTGAGCGCCATTTTGCTCATCGTCATCGGCGCGGCGCAACTGGCGCACTTTTTCGGGTTCAGCTACTCTTTGGGGGCGTTTTTGGCCGGTATGATGCTGGCCGAAACCCACTATAAATACAAGATCGAGGCGGAGCTGGTGCCTTTCCGCGATCTTCTGCTGGGGCTCTTCTTCGTCACCGTCGGCATGCAGATCGACCTGCCGGTGGTCGCGAAGAATATCGGCTGGATACTTGGGGTCGCAGTTGCCGTCATGGCATTGAAGTTCGCGACAGTCTATCTTTTTCTGCGCTTTTTCACGCGGTCTCGTGTCGCTCTGAAAACAGCGCTCGCTCTGGCGCAGGTGGGTGAATTCGCTTTGGCGGTTTTCGCCCTGGCGCAGGCGAACGGCCTGCTGGATGCGCGCATCACCCAGATCATGCTGAGCGCCATCATCGTTTCGATGGTGGCATCGGTCTTCATACTCGCCCGTATCCGCGATATCGCCGACCGTTTCTCCCCCGAACCGGAGCCCGATTTCCGGCCACCGGAGTCGGCGGGATTTCACAACCATGTCATCGTCTGCGGGTACGGGCCGCTGGGCCGGAAGGTGTGCGCCGAGCTGAAGCGGCAGCAGGCCAGCTATCTGGTGCTCGAACACGATATCCATAGAATGGAAGAGGGGCAGAGAGCAGGAGAACCGATCTTTTTCGCCAATGCGGCCAACGAGGGAACGCTCAGGCATTTCAATGCCGCCGAGGCAAGCGCCGTCATCGTCGCCGTGGATAACGCCAAGCATCTGCGGCTCATATGCGAAGCGCTGGATGCCGTCGCCCCCGAGGCCAATGTGGTCGCCAAGGCGAAGACCCGCTCCGAAGCCGAACTCGTGGTGGGGCTCAATGTCGATCATGTAGTCATCGAAAGCGAAGAGATGGCGCGACTGCTCGTGGCGGAGGCGATGCGCTGCAGACTCGGAATTCACGCAAAGCGCTGA